One segment of Ziziphus jujuba cultivar Dongzao chromosome 12, ASM3175591v1 DNA contains the following:
- the LOC125419747 gene encoding non-functional NADPH-dependent codeinone reductase 2 yields the protein MAIIIPECPLDSKAEKTIPLLGFGTAEYPFGTSSESMKEIILHAIKLGYRHFDSAALYQSELPLGDAIEDALKLGMVQSRNELFITSKLWCSDAHHDYVLPALQKTLKNLKLEYLDLYLVHWPVSVKPGEYELPVKKKDLVPIDINSVWEAMEECQRLGLVKSIGVSNFSIKKLEVLLSKANIPPAVNQVEVNPLWRQTKLREFCKEKGILITAYSPLGAKGTLWGTNWVMECEVLKEIAQNKGKTIAQVCLRWVYEQGVSLLVKSFNKTRMQENLEIFDWKLSAEECERINQIEQRKGFPGIEFISEEGPYKSLEELWDEQI from the exons ATGGCTATTATTATACCTGAGTGTCCACTAGACTCCAAAGCTGAGAAAACCATTCCACTCCTAGGCTTCGGTACAGCCGAATATCCATTCGGTACCTCCTCAGAATCCATGAAAGAAATCATTCTTCATGCAATCAAGCTTGGATACAGACATTTTGACTCTGCTGCTCTTTACCAGTCCGAGTTGCCACTCGGGGATGCCATCGAAGATGCTCTAAAGCTCGGCATGGTTCAATCACGAAACGAGCTTTTCATCACTTCCAAGCTCTGGTGTAGTGATGCACACCATGATTATGTCCTGCCTGCATTGCAAAAAACACTCAA gAATCTAAAGTTGGAATACCTTGATCTCTATTTGGTTCATTGGCCAGTGAGCGTGAAGCCTGGTGAATATGAATTGCCTGTCAAGAAGAAAGACCTTGTTCCTATTGATATAAATTCAGTATGGGAAGCTATGGAAGAGTGTCAAAGACTTGGCCTTGTCAAATCCATTGGAGTTAGCAACTTCTCTATTAAGAAACTTGAAGTGTTACTTTCCAAAGCAAATATCCCACCGGCTGTAAATCAA GTGGAGGTGAACCCTCTATGGCGGCAAACTAAACTAAGAGAATTTTGCAAGGAAAAGGGTATATTAATCACAGCTTATTCTCCATTAGGAGCAAAAGGAACTCTATGGGGAACAAATTGGGTCATGGAATGTGAGGTACTGAAAGAGATAGCTCAGAACAAAGGAAAAACAATAGCTCAG GTTTGTTTGAGATGGGTGTACGAGCAAGGGGTGAGCTTATTAGTAAAGAGCTTTAACAAGACAAGGATGCAAGAAAACCTTGAGATATTTGATTGGAAGCTAAGTGCTGAAGAGTGCGAGAGGATTAATCAAATAGAACAGCGAAAAGGATTTCCTGGCATAGAATTCATCTCCGAGGAAGGTCCTTACAAGTCTCTGGAGGAGCTTTGGGACGAGCAGATTTGA